From Alosa sapidissima isolate fAloSap1 chromosome 2, fAloSap1.pri, whole genome shotgun sequence, one genomic window encodes:
- the ift88 gene encoding intraflagellar transport protein 88 homolog isoform X6, translating into MENVHLAAEDEDDLYSGYNDYNPTFDSEELDNDIGFQQAVRTSHGRRPPMTAKFPGTAIAARPVGTSYGVESSQGGRLLKARSQMVSSMGRPMTGAVQDGAARPMTAVRAAGYSSTMTRGSTFDPLGQSKGPAPALETKIEDSPEEKIKILEKKVNDLIEESCMAYSRGDQQVALERAKEAGRKERALVRQREQTGTSDHINLDLTYSVLFNLANQYANNDMYQEALNTYSVIVKNKMFSNAGRLKVNMANIYFKQKNFPKAIKFYRMALDQISNAHKEMRIKIMQNIGVVFIKMGQYSDAITSFEHIMSESPNIKSGFNLILCYYAIGDRDRMKKSFQKLISAPLGIDEEDKYIPANDDPKANMVIEAIKNDQLHQMERDRKALAEKYIMTSAKLIAPAIENSFAAGFDWCVDMVKSSQYVELANDLEINKAITYLRQRDFNQAEAVETLKTFEKKDSRVKSAAATNLSFLYFLERDFDQADRYADMAMSADRYNPAALINKGNTVFERQDYEKAAEFYKEALRNDSSCTEGLYNLGLTYKKLGRLDEALDCFLKLHAILRNCPQVMFQLASLYEMLEDPHQAIDWLMQLISVTPTDPQVLAKLGELYDNEGDKSQAFQHYYESFRYFPSNIGVIEWLGAYYIDTQFCEKAIQYFERATLIQPTQVKWQLMVASCYRRSGNYQKALDTYKDIHRKFPENVECLRFLVRLCTDMGLKEVQEYATKLKKVEKMKEIREQRVKSGRESSARGRREGSAGSDSSHSGRGTSTRSERLSAKLRSLPGNNEPYEASAQQNIDASYMDPLGPQMERPKTAAKKRIEEDEFADEELGDDLLPE; encoded by the exons ATGGAGAACGTTCATCTTGCTGCAGAAGATGAAGATGACCTGTACTCGGGTTATAATGATTACAACCCAACATTTGACAGTGAG GAACTGGATAATGACATTGGCTTCCAGCAAGCTGTCAGGACTAGCCATGGACGAAGACCACCA ATGACTGCCAAGTTTCCTGGTACAGCTATTGCGGCACGGCCAGTGGGGACCTCTTATGGG GTAGAGAGCAGTCAGGGAGGAAGGCTTTTGAAG GCCAGAAGTCAGATGGTCTCGTCCATGGGCCGGCCAATGACTGGTGCTGTGCAG GATGGGGCAGCTCGGCCTATGACTGCAGTAAGGGCAGCAGGATACTCTTCTACTATGACCAGAG GTTCAACCTTTGATCCACTGGGACAATCTAAAGGCCCTGCCCCTGCACTAGAGACAAAAATTGAAGACTC CCCGGAGGAGAAGATCAAGATTCTTGAGAAGAAGGTGAATGACCTGATCGAGGAGAGCTGCATGGCGTACAGTCGGGGGGACCAGCAGGTG gccCTGGAGAGGGCCAAGGAagcaggaaggaaggagagagctCTGGTGAGACAGCGGGAGCAGACAGGAACCTCTGACCACATCAACCTGGACCTCACCTACTCT GTGCTGTTTAATTTGGCCAACCAATACGCCAACAATGACATGTATCAAGAGGCCTTGAACACCTACTCTGTCATTGTGAAGAACAAGATGTTTAGTAATGCAG GGCGTTTGAAAGTAAATATGGCAAACATCTACTTCAAGCAGAAGAACTTCCCAAAAGCCATCAAGTTCTACCGTATGGCTTTGGATCAGATATCCAATGCACACAAGGAGATGAG GATAAAGATCATGCAGAACATTGGCGTGGTCTTCATAAAGATGGGCCAGTACTCGGACGCCATCACCTCCTTCGAGCATATCATGAGCGAGAGCCCCAACATCAAGTCCGGCTTCAACCTCATCCTCTGCTACTATGCCATCGGAGATCGCGACCGCATGAAGAAGTCCTTCCAGAAGCTCATCAGTGCCCCCCTGGGCATCGACGAAGAAGACAAATACATCCCAGCTAAT GATGACCCTAAAGCAAACATGGTGATCGAGGCCATTAAAAACGACCAGCTTcatcagatggagagagatag AAAAGCACTGGCAGAGAAGTACATCATGACATCTGCCAAGCTCATTGCCCCTGCCATTGAGAACAGCTTTGCTGCCGGGTTTGACTG GTGTGTGGACATGGTGAAGAGCTCACAGTATGTGGAGCTAGCCAACGACCTGGAGATCAACAAAGCCATCACCTACCTGAGGCAGAGGGACTTCAACCAG GCGGAG GCTGTGGAGACTCTGAAGACGTTTGAGAAGAAGGACAGCAGGGTGAAGAGTGCCGCCGCCACCAACCTCTCCTTCCTCTACTTCCTG GAGAGGGACTTTGACCAGGCAGATCGCTACGCTGACATGGCCATGAGCGCTGACCGCTACAACCCGGCGGCGCTCATCAACAAGGGCAACACCGTGTTCGAGAGGCAGGATTACGAGAAGGCCGCTGAGTTCTACAAGGAGGCCCTCCGCAACGACTCGTCCTGCACCGAGGGCCTCTACAACCTAG GTCTGACCTATAAGAAGCTGGGACGGCTGGACGAAGCCCTGGACTGCTTCCTGAAGCTCCACGCCATCCTCAGGAACTGCCCCCAGGTCATGTTCCAGCTGGCCAGTCT CTATGAGATGCTGGAGGACCCCCACCAGGCCATTGATTGGCTGATGCAGCTGATCAGCGTCACGCCCACTGACCCCCAGGTTCTGGCCAAGCTGGGGGAGCTCTATGACAACGAGGGGGACAAGTCCCAGGCCTTCCAACACTACTACGAG TCCTTCAGATATTTTCCTTCAAATATTGGCGTCATTGAATGGCTGGGAGCATACTACATCGACACCCAGTTTTGTGAGAAGGCCATTCAGTACTTTGAGAGGGCCACACTTATTCA GCCCACGCAGGTGAAGTGGCAACTGATGGTGGCCAGCTGCTACAGGAGAAGTG GGAACTACCAGAAGGCCTTGGACACCTACAAAGACATCCATCGGAAATTTCCAGAGAATGTGGAAT GCCTGCGTTTCCTGGTGAGGCTGTGCACAGACATGGGCCTGAAGGAGGTGCAGGAGTACGCCACCAAGCTCAAGAAGGTGGAGAAGATGAAGGAGATCAGAGAACAG agaGTAAAGTCGGGGCGGGAGAGCAGTGCTCGAGGCCGACGTGAGGGCAGTGCTGGCAGTG ACAGCAGTCACAGCGGCCGTGGCACTAGTACCCGCAGCGAGAGGCTGAGCGCCAAGCTCCGGTCACTGCCAGGCAACAACGAACCGTACGAGGCCAGCGCCCAACAAAACATTG ATGCATCCTACATGGACCCACTGGGGCCCCAGATGGAGAGGCCGAAGACAGCTGCTAAGAAACGCATTGAGGAAGACGAGTTTGCTGACGAAGAGCTCGGAGATGACCTATTACCGGAATAG
- the ift88 gene encoding intraflagellar transport protein 88 homolog isoform X1, with translation MENVHLAAEDEDDLYSGYNDYNPTFDSEELDNDIGFQQAVRTSHGRRPPMTAKFPGTAIAARPVGTSYGVESSQGGRLLKARSQMVSSMGRPMTGAVQDGAARPMTAVRAAGYSSTMTRGSTFDPLGQSKGPAPALETKIEDSPEEKIKILEKKVNDLIEESCMAYSRGDQQVALERAKEAGRKERALVRQREQTGTSDHINLDLTYSVLFNLANQYANNDMYQEALNTYSVIVKNKMFSNAGRLKVNMANIYFKQKNFPKAIKFYRMALDQISNAHKEMRIKIMQNIGVVFIKMGQYSDAITSFEHIMSESPNIKSGFNLILCYYAIGDRDRMKKSFQKLISAPLGIDEEDKYIPANDDPKANMVIEAIKNDQLHQMERDRKALAEKYIMTSAKLIAPAIENSFAAGFDWCVDMVKSSQYVELANDLEINKAITYLRQRDFNQAEAVETLKTFEKKDSRVKSAAATNLSFLYFLERDFDQADRYADMAMSADRYNPAALINKGNTVFERQDYEKAAEFYKEALRNDSSCTEGLYNLGLTYKKLGRLDEALDCFLKLHAILRNCPQVMFQLASLYEMLEDPHQAIDWLMQLISVTPTDPQVLAKLGELYDNEGDKSQAFQHYYESFRYFPSNIGVIEWLGAYYIDTQFCEKAIQYFERATLIQPTQVKWQLMVASCYRRSGNYQKALDTYKDIHRKFPENVECLRFLVRLCTDMGLKEVQEYATKLKKVEKMKEIREQRVKSGRESSARGRREGSAGSDLEVRPVSHSEAKHSPVLEQARDSSHSGRGTSTRSERLSAKLRSLPGNNEPYEASAQQNIDASYMDPLGPQMERPKTAAKKRIEEDEFADEELGDDLLPE, from the exons ATGGAGAACGTTCATCTTGCTGCAGAAGATGAAGATGACCTGTACTCGGGTTATAATGATTACAACCCAACATTTGACAGTGAG GAACTGGATAATGACATTGGCTTCCAGCAAGCTGTCAGGACTAGCCATGGACGAAGACCACCA ATGACTGCCAAGTTTCCTGGTACAGCTATTGCGGCACGGCCAGTGGGGACCTCTTATGGG GTAGAGAGCAGTCAGGGAGGAAGGCTTTTGAAG GCCAGAAGTCAGATGGTCTCGTCCATGGGCCGGCCAATGACTGGTGCTGTGCAG GATGGGGCAGCTCGGCCTATGACTGCAGTAAGGGCAGCAGGATACTCTTCTACTATGACCAGAG GTTCAACCTTTGATCCACTGGGACAATCTAAAGGCCCTGCCCCTGCACTAGAGACAAAAATTGAAGACTC CCCGGAGGAGAAGATCAAGATTCTTGAGAAGAAGGTGAATGACCTGATCGAGGAGAGCTGCATGGCGTACAGTCGGGGGGACCAGCAGGTG gccCTGGAGAGGGCCAAGGAagcaggaaggaaggagagagctCTGGTGAGACAGCGGGAGCAGACAGGAACCTCTGACCACATCAACCTGGACCTCACCTACTCT GTGCTGTTTAATTTGGCCAACCAATACGCCAACAATGACATGTATCAAGAGGCCTTGAACACCTACTCTGTCATTGTGAAGAACAAGATGTTTAGTAATGCAG GGCGTTTGAAAGTAAATATGGCAAACATCTACTTCAAGCAGAAGAACTTCCCAAAAGCCATCAAGTTCTACCGTATGGCTTTGGATCAGATATCCAATGCACACAAGGAGATGAG GATAAAGATCATGCAGAACATTGGCGTGGTCTTCATAAAGATGGGCCAGTACTCGGACGCCATCACCTCCTTCGAGCATATCATGAGCGAGAGCCCCAACATCAAGTCCGGCTTCAACCTCATCCTCTGCTACTATGCCATCGGAGATCGCGACCGCATGAAGAAGTCCTTCCAGAAGCTCATCAGTGCCCCCCTGGGCATCGACGAAGAAGACAAATACATCCCAGCTAAT GATGACCCTAAAGCAAACATGGTGATCGAGGCCATTAAAAACGACCAGCTTcatcagatggagagagatag AAAAGCACTGGCAGAGAAGTACATCATGACATCTGCCAAGCTCATTGCCCCTGCCATTGAGAACAGCTTTGCTGCCGGGTTTGACTG GTGTGTGGACATGGTGAAGAGCTCACAGTATGTGGAGCTAGCCAACGACCTGGAGATCAACAAAGCCATCACCTACCTGAGGCAGAGGGACTTCAACCAG GCGGAG GCTGTGGAGACTCTGAAGACGTTTGAGAAGAAGGACAGCAGGGTGAAGAGTGCCGCCGCCACCAACCTCTCCTTCCTCTACTTCCTG GAGAGGGACTTTGACCAGGCAGATCGCTACGCTGACATGGCCATGAGCGCTGACCGCTACAACCCGGCGGCGCTCATCAACAAGGGCAACACCGTGTTCGAGAGGCAGGATTACGAGAAGGCCGCTGAGTTCTACAAGGAGGCCCTCCGCAACGACTCGTCCTGCACCGAGGGCCTCTACAACCTAG GTCTGACCTATAAGAAGCTGGGACGGCTGGACGAAGCCCTGGACTGCTTCCTGAAGCTCCACGCCATCCTCAGGAACTGCCCCCAGGTCATGTTCCAGCTGGCCAGTCT CTATGAGATGCTGGAGGACCCCCACCAGGCCATTGATTGGCTGATGCAGCTGATCAGCGTCACGCCCACTGACCCCCAGGTTCTGGCCAAGCTGGGGGAGCTCTATGACAACGAGGGGGACAAGTCCCAGGCCTTCCAACACTACTACGAG TCCTTCAGATATTTTCCTTCAAATATTGGCGTCATTGAATGGCTGGGAGCATACTACATCGACACCCAGTTTTGTGAGAAGGCCATTCAGTACTTTGAGAGGGCCACACTTATTCA GCCCACGCAGGTGAAGTGGCAACTGATGGTGGCCAGCTGCTACAGGAGAAGTG GGAACTACCAGAAGGCCTTGGACACCTACAAAGACATCCATCGGAAATTTCCAGAGAATGTGGAAT GCCTGCGTTTCCTGGTGAGGCTGTGCACAGACATGGGCCTGAAGGAGGTGCAGGAGTACGCCACCAAGCTCAAGAAGGTGGAGAAGATGAAGGAGATCAGAGAACAG agaGTAAAGTCGGGGCGGGAGAGCAGTGCTCGAGGCCGACGTGAGGGCAGTGCTGGCAGTG ATTTGGAAGTTAGACCAG TCTCTCACTCTGAGGCCAAACACAGCCCTGTGCTGGAGCAGGCCAGAG ACAGCAGTCACAGCGGCCGTGGCACTAGTACCCGCAGCGAGAGGCTGAGCGCCAAGCTCCGGTCACTGCCAGGCAACAACGAACCGTACGAGGCCAGCGCCCAACAAAACATTG ATGCATCCTACATGGACCCACTGGGGCCCCAGATGGAGAGGCCGAAGACAGCTGCTAAGAAACGCATTGAGGAAGACGAGTTTGCTGACGAAGAGCTCGGAGATGACCTATTACCGGAATAG
- the ift88 gene encoding intraflagellar transport protein 88 homolog isoform X7, producing the protein MENVHLAAEDEDDLYSGYNDYNPTFDSEELDNDIGFQQAVRTSHGRRPPMTAKFPGTAIAARPVGTSYGARSQMVSSMGRPMTGAVQDGAARPMTAVRAAGYSSTMTRGSTFDPLGQSKGPAPALETKIEDSPEEKIKILEKKVNDLIEESCMAYSRGDQQVALERAKEAGRKERALVRQREQTGTSDHINLDLTYSVLFNLANQYANNDMYQEALNTYSVIVKNKMFSNAGRLKVNMANIYFKQKNFPKAIKFYRMALDQISNAHKEMRIKIMQNIGVVFIKMGQYSDAITSFEHIMSESPNIKSGFNLILCYYAIGDRDRMKKSFQKLISAPLGIDEEDKYIPANDDPKANMVIEAIKNDQLHQMERDRKALAEKYIMTSAKLIAPAIENSFAAGFDWCVDMVKSSQYVELANDLEINKAITYLRQRDFNQAVETLKTFEKKDSRVKSAAATNLSFLYFLERDFDQADRYADMAMSADRYNPAALINKGNTVFERQDYEKAAEFYKEALRNDSSCTEGLYNLGLTYKKLGRLDEALDCFLKLHAILRNCPQVMFQLASLYEMLEDPHQAIDWLMQLISVTPTDPQVLAKLGELYDNEGDKSQAFQHYYESFRYFPSNIGVIEWLGAYYIDTQFCEKAIQYFERATLIQPTQVKWQLMVASCYRRSGNYQKALDTYKDIHRKFPENVECLRFLVRLCTDMGLKEVQEYATKLKKVEKMKEIREQRVKSGRESSARGRREGSAGSDSSHSGRGTSTRSERLSAKLRSLPGNNEPYEASAQQNIDASYMDPLGPQMERPKTAAKKRIEEDEFADEELGDDLLPE; encoded by the exons ATGGAGAACGTTCATCTTGCTGCAGAAGATGAAGATGACCTGTACTCGGGTTATAATGATTACAACCCAACATTTGACAGTGAG GAACTGGATAATGACATTGGCTTCCAGCAAGCTGTCAGGACTAGCCATGGACGAAGACCACCA ATGACTGCCAAGTTTCCTGGTACAGCTATTGCGGCACGGCCAGTGGGGACCTCTTATGGG GCCAGAAGTCAGATGGTCTCGTCCATGGGCCGGCCAATGACTGGTGCTGTGCAG GATGGGGCAGCTCGGCCTATGACTGCAGTAAGGGCAGCAGGATACTCTTCTACTATGACCAGAG GTTCAACCTTTGATCCACTGGGACAATCTAAAGGCCCTGCCCCTGCACTAGAGACAAAAATTGAAGACTC CCCGGAGGAGAAGATCAAGATTCTTGAGAAGAAGGTGAATGACCTGATCGAGGAGAGCTGCATGGCGTACAGTCGGGGGGACCAGCAGGTG gccCTGGAGAGGGCCAAGGAagcaggaaggaaggagagagctCTGGTGAGACAGCGGGAGCAGACAGGAACCTCTGACCACATCAACCTGGACCTCACCTACTCT GTGCTGTTTAATTTGGCCAACCAATACGCCAACAATGACATGTATCAAGAGGCCTTGAACACCTACTCTGTCATTGTGAAGAACAAGATGTTTAGTAATGCAG GGCGTTTGAAAGTAAATATGGCAAACATCTACTTCAAGCAGAAGAACTTCCCAAAAGCCATCAAGTTCTACCGTATGGCTTTGGATCAGATATCCAATGCACACAAGGAGATGAG GATAAAGATCATGCAGAACATTGGCGTGGTCTTCATAAAGATGGGCCAGTACTCGGACGCCATCACCTCCTTCGAGCATATCATGAGCGAGAGCCCCAACATCAAGTCCGGCTTCAACCTCATCCTCTGCTACTATGCCATCGGAGATCGCGACCGCATGAAGAAGTCCTTCCAGAAGCTCATCAGTGCCCCCCTGGGCATCGACGAAGAAGACAAATACATCCCAGCTAAT GATGACCCTAAAGCAAACATGGTGATCGAGGCCATTAAAAACGACCAGCTTcatcagatggagagagatag AAAAGCACTGGCAGAGAAGTACATCATGACATCTGCCAAGCTCATTGCCCCTGCCATTGAGAACAGCTTTGCTGCCGGGTTTGACTG GTGTGTGGACATGGTGAAGAGCTCACAGTATGTGGAGCTAGCCAACGACCTGGAGATCAACAAAGCCATCACCTACCTGAGGCAGAGGGACTTCAACCAG GCTGTGGAGACTCTGAAGACGTTTGAGAAGAAGGACAGCAGGGTGAAGAGTGCCGCCGCCACCAACCTCTCCTTCCTCTACTTCCTG GAGAGGGACTTTGACCAGGCAGATCGCTACGCTGACATGGCCATGAGCGCTGACCGCTACAACCCGGCGGCGCTCATCAACAAGGGCAACACCGTGTTCGAGAGGCAGGATTACGAGAAGGCCGCTGAGTTCTACAAGGAGGCCCTCCGCAACGACTCGTCCTGCACCGAGGGCCTCTACAACCTAG GTCTGACCTATAAGAAGCTGGGACGGCTGGACGAAGCCCTGGACTGCTTCCTGAAGCTCCACGCCATCCTCAGGAACTGCCCCCAGGTCATGTTCCAGCTGGCCAGTCT CTATGAGATGCTGGAGGACCCCCACCAGGCCATTGATTGGCTGATGCAGCTGATCAGCGTCACGCCCACTGACCCCCAGGTTCTGGCCAAGCTGGGGGAGCTCTATGACAACGAGGGGGACAAGTCCCAGGCCTTCCAACACTACTACGAG TCCTTCAGATATTTTCCTTCAAATATTGGCGTCATTGAATGGCTGGGAGCATACTACATCGACACCCAGTTTTGTGAGAAGGCCATTCAGTACTTTGAGAGGGCCACACTTATTCA GCCCACGCAGGTGAAGTGGCAACTGATGGTGGCCAGCTGCTACAGGAGAAGTG GGAACTACCAGAAGGCCTTGGACACCTACAAAGACATCCATCGGAAATTTCCAGAGAATGTGGAAT GCCTGCGTTTCCTGGTGAGGCTGTGCACAGACATGGGCCTGAAGGAGGTGCAGGAGTACGCCACCAAGCTCAAGAAGGTGGAGAAGATGAAGGAGATCAGAGAACAG agaGTAAAGTCGGGGCGGGAGAGCAGTGCTCGAGGCCGACGTGAGGGCAGTGCTGGCAGTG ACAGCAGTCACAGCGGCCGTGGCACTAGTACCCGCAGCGAGAGGCTGAGCGCCAAGCTCCGGTCACTGCCAGGCAACAACGAACCGTACGAGGCCAGCGCCCAACAAAACATTG ATGCATCCTACATGGACCCACTGGGGCCCCAGATGGAGAGGCCGAAGACAGCTGCTAAGAAACGCATTGAGGAAGACGAGTTTGCTGACGAAGAGCTCGGAGATGACCTATTACCGGAATAG
- the ift88 gene encoding intraflagellar transport protein 88 homolog isoform X5 codes for MENVHLAAEDEDDLYSGYNDYNPTFDSEELDNDIGFQQAVRTSHGRRPPMTAKFPGTAIAARPVGTSYGVESSQGGRLLKARSQMVSSMGRPMTGAVQDGAARPMTAVRAAGYSSTMTRGSTFDPLGQSKGPAPALETKIEDSPEEKIKILEKKVNDLIEESCMAYSRGDQQVALERAKEAGRKERALVRQREQTGTSDHINLDLTYSVLFNLANQYANNDMYQEALNTYSVIVKNKMFSNAGRLKVNMANIYFKQKNFPKAIKFYRMALDQISNAHKEMRIKIMQNIGVVFIKMGQYSDAITSFEHIMSESPNIKSGFNLILCYYAIGDRDRMKKSFQKLISAPLGIDEEDKYIPANDDPKANMVIEAIKNDQLHQMERDRKALAEKYIMTSAKLIAPAIENSFAAGFDWCVDMVKSSQYVELANDLEINKAITYLRQRDFNQAEAVETLKTFEKKDSRVKSAAATNLSFLYFLERDFDQADRYADMAMSADRYNPAALINKGNTVFERQDYEKAAEFYKEALRNDSSCTEGLYNLGLTYKKLGRLDEALDCFLKLHAILRNCPQVMFQLASLYEMLEDPHQAIDWLMQLISVTPTDPQVLAKLGELYDNEGDKSQAFQHYYESFRYFPSNIGVIEWLGAYYIDTQFCEKAIQYFERATLIQPTQVKWQLMVASCYRRSGNYQKALDTYKDIHRKFPENVECLRFLVRLCTDMGLKEVQEYATKLKKVEKMKEIREQRVKSGRESSARGRREGSAGSDLEVRPDSSHSGRGTSTRSERLSAKLRSLPGNNEPYEASAQQNIDASYMDPLGPQMERPKTAAKKRIEEDEFADEELGDDLLPE; via the exons ATGGAGAACGTTCATCTTGCTGCAGAAGATGAAGATGACCTGTACTCGGGTTATAATGATTACAACCCAACATTTGACAGTGAG GAACTGGATAATGACATTGGCTTCCAGCAAGCTGTCAGGACTAGCCATGGACGAAGACCACCA ATGACTGCCAAGTTTCCTGGTACAGCTATTGCGGCACGGCCAGTGGGGACCTCTTATGGG GTAGAGAGCAGTCAGGGAGGAAGGCTTTTGAAG GCCAGAAGTCAGATGGTCTCGTCCATGGGCCGGCCAATGACTGGTGCTGTGCAG GATGGGGCAGCTCGGCCTATGACTGCAGTAAGGGCAGCAGGATACTCTTCTACTATGACCAGAG GTTCAACCTTTGATCCACTGGGACAATCTAAAGGCCCTGCCCCTGCACTAGAGACAAAAATTGAAGACTC CCCGGAGGAGAAGATCAAGATTCTTGAGAAGAAGGTGAATGACCTGATCGAGGAGAGCTGCATGGCGTACAGTCGGGGGGACCAGCAGGTG gccCTGGAGAGGGCCAAGGAagcaggaaggaaggagagagctCTGGTGAGACAGCGGGAGCAGACAGGAACCTCTGACCACATCAACCTGGACCTCACCTACTCT GTGCTGTTTAATTTGGCCAACCAATACGCCAACAATGACATGTATCAAGAGGCCTTGAACACCTACTCTGTCATTGTGAAGAACAAGATGTTTAGTAATGCAG GGCGTTTGAAAGTAAATATGGCAAACATCTACTTCAAGCAGAAGAACTTCCCAAAAGCCATCAAGTTCTACCGTATGGCTTTGGATCAGATATCCAATGCACACAAGGAGATGAG GATAAAGATCATGCAGAACATTGGCGTGGTCTTCATAAAGATGGGCCAGTACTCGGACGCCATCACCTCCTTCGAGCATATCATGAGCGAGAGCCCCAACATCAAGTCCGGCTTCAACCTCATCCTCTGCTACTATGCCATCGGAGATCGCGACCGCATGAAGAAGTCCTTCCAGAAGCTCATCAGTGCCCCCCTGGGCATCGACGAAGAAGACAAATACATCCCAGCTAAT GATGACCCTAAAGCAAACATGGTGATCGAGGCCATTAAAAACGACCAGCTTcatcagatggagagagatag AAAAGCACTGGCAGAGAAGTACATCATGACATCTGCCAAGCTCATTGCCCCTGCCATTGAGAACAGCTTTGCTGCCGGGTTTGACTG GTGTGTGGACATGGTGAAGAGCTCACAGTATGTGGAGCTAGCCAACGACCTGGAGATCAACAAAGCCATCACCTACCTGAGGCAGAGGGACTTCAACCAG GCGGAG GCTGTGGAGACTCTGAAGACGTTTGAGAAGAAGGACAGCAGGGTGAAGAGTGCCGCCGCCACCAACCTCTCCTTCCTCTACTTCCTG GAGAGGGACTTTGACCAGGCAGATCGCTACGCTGACATGGCCATGAGCGCTGACCGCTACAACCCGGCGGCGCTCATCAACAAGGGCAACACCGTGTTCGAGAGGCAGGATTACGAGAAGGCCGCTGAGTTCTACAAGGAGGCCCTCCGCAACGACTCGTCCTGCACCGAGGGCCTCTACAACCTAG GTCTGACCTATAAGAAGCTGGGACGGCTGGACGAAGCCCTGGACTGCTTCCTGAAGCTCCACGCCATCCTCAGGAACTGCCCCCAGGTCATGTTCCAGCTGGCCAGTCT CTATGAGATGCTGGAGGACCCCCACCAGGCCATTGATTGGCTGATGCAGCTGATCAGCGTCACGCCCACTGACCCCCAGGTTCTGGCCAAGCTGGGGGAGCTCTATGACAACGAGGGGGACAAGTCCCAGGCCTTCCAACACTACTACGAG TCCTTCAGATATTTTCCTTCAAATATTGGCGTCATTGAATGGCTGGGAGCATACTACATCGACACCCAGTTTTGTGAGAAGGCCATTCAGTACTTTGAGAGGGCCACACTTATTCA GCCCACGCAGGTGAAGTGGCAACTGATGGTGGCCAGCTGCTACAGGAGAAGTG GGAACTACCAGAAGGCCTTGGACACCTACAAAGACATCCATCGGAAATTTCCAGAGAATGTGGAAT GCCTGCGTTTCCTGGTGAGGCTGTGCACAGACATGGGCCTGAAGGAGGTGCAGGAGTACGCCACCAAGCTCAAGAAGGTGGAGAAGATGAAGGAGATCAGAGAACAG agaGTAAAGTCGGGGCGGGAGAGCAGTGCTCGAGGCCGACGTGAGGGCAGTGCTGGCAGTG ATTTGGAAGTTAGACCAG ACAGCAGTCACAGCGGCCGTGGCACTAGTACCCGCAGCGAGAGGCTGAGCGCCAAGCTCCGGTCACTGCCAGGCAACAACGAACCGTACGAGGCCAGCGCCCAACAAAACATTG ATGCATCCTACATGGACCCACTGGGGCCCCAGATGGAGAGGCCGAAGACAGCTGCTAAGAAACGCATTGAGGAAGACGAGTTTGCTGACGAAGAGCTCGGAGATGACCTATTACCGGAATAG